A single region of the Musa acuminata AAA Group cultivar baxijiao chromosome BXJ1-11, Cavendish_Baxijiao_AAA, whole genome shotgun sequence genome encodes:
- the LOC135597749 gene encoding uncharacterized protein LOC135597749, whose product MMKPGGVIVSSSPGREKLPAPPGLLSRKASGSRSRGRSASAARSSPMFVSRSGSLGRSSSAAATAAEDGEPSSPKVTCIGQVRIRSKRSAKPKTPKCKKARSKSSLMPCRCFHGALLCSLFAVRKRPTGGKSGGGGRRSLWRGWARIRTGGSWAYKQRNPEPVRQPPPTEFVGDGKATPDREVVEDVEETAAPEQEETRVFVPPKNALLLMRCRSAPHNRASSLATARFAGPPLPAPEPPAAEQQEEATEASGRGEEQQQQEEGDAEDDVEARGSESQRPLVLPRSKSEPARRTSAKLTLPEASYCFWTSSNSSGGRRRRPSPSPEERGSLADA is encoded by the coding sequence ATGATGAAGCCCGGAGGCGTCATCGTCTCATCCAGCCCAGGGAGGGAGAAGCTCCCGGCGCCGCCCGGCCTGCTCTCCCGCAAGGCCAGCGGTAGCCGGAGCCGCGGCCGCTCCGCCTCCGCCGCCCGGTCCAGCCCCATGTTCGTGTCCCGCAGCGGGAGCCTCGGCCGCTCGTCCTCGGCGGCGGCTACGGCCGCGGAGGATGGGGAGCCCTCGTCGCCCAAGGTCACCTGCATCGGTCAAGTCCGGATTCGGAGCAAGAGGTCGGCCAAGCCGAAGACGCCCAAGTGCAAGAAGGCGAGAAGCAAGTCGTCTCTGATGCCGTGCCGATGCTTCCATGGGGCTCTTCTCTGCAGCCTGTTCGCCGTCCGGAAGAGGCCCACGGGGGGTAAAAGCGGCGGGGGAGGCCGACGGTCGCTGTGGCGAGGATGGGCTCGTATCCGAACCGGCGGGAGTTGGGCGTACAAGCAGCGGAACCCCGAACCGGTCAGGCAGCCACCACCAACGGAGTTCGTCGGAGATGGGAAAGCGACGCCGGATCGAGAAGTGGTTGAGGACGTGGAGGAGACAGCTGCGCCCGAGCAGGAGGAGACCAGGGTATTCGTACCGCCAAAGAACGCACTCCTACTGATGCGATGCCGATCCGCCCCGCACAACCGGGCGTCCTCACTCGCCACCGCTCGATTCGCGGGGCCCCCCCTTCCGGCCCCGGAACCTCCCGCAGCGGAGCAGCAGGAGGAGGCCACGGAAGCGAGTGGCCGAGGCGAGGAGCAGCAACAGCAGGAAGAGGGGGACGCGGAAGACGACGTCGAAGCGAGGGGATCCGAGTCGCAGCGGCCGCTGGTGCTGCCGAGGAGCAAGTCGGAGCCCGCTCGGCGGACGTCGGCGAAGCTAACGCTCCCGGAAGCGTCGTACTGCTTCTGgaccagcagcaacagcagcggcgGCCGGCGTCGTCGCCCGAGCCCCTCTCCCGAGGAGCGGGGCTCCCTCGCCGACGCGTAA